A genomic segment from Nicotiana sylvestris chromosome 1, ASM39365v2, whole genome shotgun sequence encodes:
- the LOC104247882 gene encoding putative late blight resistance protein homolog R1B-23, whose translation MLKAGQQVAESCKGLPLVIVLTAGIIAEKRQASLWLEVANDLSSHVLEEQSTKIIESSYDHLEDHLKACLLYMGLFPEDYKIPVCDLLKLWIAENFVQNMDTDNLEEASKICLNGLVTRSLVVVTKRRSNGEIKYCTVHDLVREFCLRKLTKEKFMQLIVPYNRYQTLGAKEPRLCMYVHDDLVRELVQYEYSLDKIPMMAGLKEGESFAQCHDRSLEFIAHPKFYAWDHISLFPLLDNFRLIRVLHLWDIYLQNSWATAMQAVTHLRYLAIFTQKFDFQWISHLLDLQNLRVAWKDSTALDPTMRLKTSPAIWKMQKLRHVDINKFSFAWKDNDRAIFEESPKPVLPNLKTFGKCWIYLADMTPEFWWRFPNIEQLKLHFVEPEDETVTKYYEVPTPEVDMPNLEKLPLQSLEVSFSHTKSTYSTMMGQLCCLPFKSKTFVH comes from the coding sequence ATGCTCAAAGCAGGACAACAAGTTGCTGAAAGCTGCAAGGGATTACCTCTTGTGATCGTCTTGACTGCTGGAATTATTGCAGAGAAAAGGCAAGCCTCTTTATGGCTTGAGGTCGCAAATGATTTAAGTTCCCATGTTTTAGAAGAGCAAAGCACGAAGATAATAGAATCAAGTTACGACCATTTGGAAGACCATTTAAAGGCTTGTCTTCTTTACATGGGATTGTTTCCAGAAGACTACAAAATTCCAGTGTGCGATTTGCTAAAGTTATGGATAGCTGAAAATTTTGTACAGAACATGGACACAGATAACCTGGAGGAAGCATCTAAGATTTGCTTGAATGGTCTAGTGACCAGAAGCCTAGTAGTGGTTACTAAAAGGAGAAGTAATGGTGAGATAAAGTATTGCACTGTTCATGATTTAGTGCGTGAGTTTTGCTTGAGAAAACTTACAAAAGAAAAGTTTATGCAACTCATAGTCCCATACAATCGATACCAAACTTTAGGTGCAAAGGAACCTCGGTTATGCATGTATGTCCATGACGATCTTGTCCGAGAATTAGTGCAGTACGAATATTCGTTGGATAAGATTCCGATGATGGCAGGGTTGAAGGAAGGGGAGTCTTTCGCTCAATGTCATGATAGGTCTCTTGAGTTCATTGCTCATCCAAAATTCTATGCATGGGACCATATAAgtctttttcctttacttgatAACTTTAGACTTATTCGGGTGCTGCATTTATGGGATATCTACTTGCAAAATTCGTGGGCTACAGCAATGCAAGCGGTAACTCACTTGAGATATCTTGCAATTTTTACCCAAAAGTTTGATTTCCAGTGGATATCACACCTACTCGATCTACAGAATTTGCGGGTGGCATGGAAAGATTCAACAGCACTTGATCCCACAATGCGTTTAAAGACATCACCTGCCATTTGGAAAATGCAGAAACTAAGGCATGTGGATATCAACAAATTTTCCTTCGCTTGGAAAGACAATGATCGAGCAATTTTTGAGGAATCTCCAAAACCTGTGTTACCGAACTTGAAGACTTTTGGCAAGTGTTGGATATACTTGGCTGATATGACTCCGGAGTTCTGGTGGAGATTTCCAAATATTGAACAACTCAAACTCCACTTTGTTGAACCAGAAGATGAAACTGTAACTAAATACTATGAGGTTCCCACACCAGAAGTTGATATGCCAAATCTTGAAAAACTCCCACTTCAATCTCTTGAAGTGAGTTTCTCACACACAAAGTCCACCTACTCAACCATGATGGGGCAGCTGTGTTGTCTTCCCTTCAAATCTAAAACATTTGTCCATTGA